One part of the Candida albicans SC5314 chromosome R, complete sequence genome encodes these proteins:
- a CDS encoding biotin--[acetyl-CoA-carboxylase] ligase (Biotin protein ligase; catalyzes covalent attachment of biotin to biotin-dependent enzymes including acetyl CoA carboxylase and pyruvate carboxylase): MNVLVYSGPGTTTEGVKHCLETLRLHLGSYYAVLPVNETVLLNEPWMRKTSLLVIPGGADLPYCNVLDGNGTRKISKYVKQGGKFLGLCAGGYFGSARCEFEVGNPTMEVTGPRELGFFPGTAKGCAFKGFKYESRTGARAVKLSVNTAALPGCASHIYNYYDGGAVFANAEKYKDVEILARYDDKTDIVDLEKAAVVYRKVGKGGVILSGTHPEFAPHLLHPRDEDGAGYFIVVDTLRAYDHNKKVFMRDCLKKLGLRVAESVDTTIPRVTPMYVVSPFKDKVRDVYSILTSKLGKSFEDSNDAFYFADETQETSEYVGSEEDPVKYINFLTSAGIPDLKMVPYFDIQKYFDNLRMLSGGDIKFGSILGYSEVITSTNTIMDKNPQWLEHLPNGFTITATTQIAGRGRGGNVWVNPRGVLATSVLFKIPPSPSSSSTVVTLQYLCGLALIESILGYGSNVSGQGVGYEDMPLRLKWPNDIFIMKPEYFKSLDDKSDISATVDGDDEKFVKVSGALINSQFINKTFYLVWGGGVNVSNPAPTTSLNLVLEKLNEIRRGKGLSPLPPYEPEILLAKLMFTIDQFYSVFEKSGLQPFLPLYYKRWFHTNQKVDVDNGSGKQRTCIIKGITPDYGLLIAEDVETKKVLHLQPDGNSFDIFKGLVYKKN, from the coding sequence ATGAATGTTTTAGTATATTCTGGCCCCGGCACTACAACTGAGGGCGTAAAACACTGTTTGGAGACTTTGAGACTCCATTTAGGGTCGTATTATGCTGTTCTTCCTGTTAACGAGACTGTGTTATTGAATGAGCCATGGATGAGAAAAACGTCCTTGTTAGTTATACCAGGCGGAGCAGATTTACCATACTGTAATGTACTTGATGGAAATGGCACGAGAAAGATTTCCAAGTATGTCAAACAAGGTGGGAAGTTTTTAGGGCTTTGTGCTGGTGGGTATTTTGGATCTGCTAGGTGTGAGTTTGAAGTTGGCAATCCTACCATGGAGGTTACTGGACCTAGGGAACTTGGGTTTTTCCCAGGAACGGCCAAGGGATGTGCATTTAAAGGTTTCAAGTACGAACTGCGTACTGGTGCAAGAGCCGTCAAATTGCTGGTCAATACAGCTGCATTACCTGGATGTGCAAGTCacatttataattattacgATGGCGGGGCGGTGTTTGCCAATGCTGAAAAGTATAAAGATGTTGAAATCTTGGCAAGGTACGACGACAAAACTGATATTGTGGATTTAGAGAAGGCTGCTGTTGTATACAGAAAGGTCGGTAAGGGTGGTGTTATTTTGAGTGGTACTCATCCTGAATTTGCACCTCACTTGTTGCATCCACGAGATGAAGATGGGGCAGGTTATTTTATAGTGGTTGACACACTTCGAGCATACGATCACAACAAAAAGGTATTTATGAGAGACtgtttgaagaaattgggCTTGCGAGTTGCCGAGAGTGTTGATACAACGATTCCAAGAGTTACACCAATGTATGTTGTATCTCCGTTCAAGGATAAAGTTAGGGATGTATACCTGATTTTAACCAGCAAGTTAGGTAAGCTGTTTGAGGATAGTAATGATGCTTTTTATTTTGCTGACGAAACGCAGGAAACTAGTGAGTATGTTGGTAGTGAAGAAGATCCAGTCAAGTATATCAACTTTCTCACTCTGGCCGGTATACCggatttgaaaatggtTCCCTATTTTGACATCCAAAagtattttgataatttgagGATGTTGTCGGGTGGTGACATCAAGTTTGGGAGCATTTTAGGTTATTCCGAGGTGATTACATCTACAAACACAATTATGGATAAGAATCCGCAATGGTTAGAGCATCTTCCTAATGGGTTTACCATTACTGCAACTACACAAATAGCAGGTAGAGGTCGCGGTGGCAATGTATGGGTTAACCCCCGCGGTGTCCTTGCAACGTCAGTGCTTTTCAAAATACCACCTTCACCCTCGTCGTCGTCAACGGTGGTTACATTGCAGTATTTATGTGGATTGGCATTGATTGAGTCGATTCTAGGGTATGGAAGCAACGTTTCAGGGCAAGGCGTTGGGTATGAAGATATGCCGTTGAGATTAAAGTGGCCTAACGATATCTTTATTATGAAGCCAGAGTATTTCAAGTCGTTGGACGATAAAAGTGATATAAGTGCCACTGTTGATGGTGACGATGAGAAGTTTGTCAAGGTTTCAGGTGCATTGATTAACTCgcaatttatcaacaaaaccTTTTATTTGGTATGGGGAGGTGGAGTTAATGTATCAAATCCAGCACCAACAACGTCATTAAACTTGGTTTTAGAAAAGTTGAATGAGATCAGACGTGGAAAGGGTTTATcaccattaccaccatACGAACCAGAAATATTGCTTGCAAAGCTTATGTTTACCATTGACCAGTTTTATTCTGTATTTGAAAAGTCAGGATTGCAACCATTTTTGCCGTTATACTATAAACGGTGGTTCCATACCAACCAGAAAGTGGACGTTGACAATGGCAGTGGGAAACAAAGAACATGTATAATCAAGGGTATTACCCCAGACTATGGATTGCTTATTGCTGAAGATGTAGAGACGAAAAAAGTGTTGCATTTACAACCAGATGGCAACTCgtttgatatttttaaagGTTTAGTATATAAGAAGAATTAA
- the LTV1 gene encoding Ltv1p (Putative GSE complex component; repressed by prostaglandins) → MPRRFNKKTATTFNVVHRAHDDARFYDDEASEHVLVPQSTKKKVVTTTELEKKLANTNIRDNEGLAAQYGITYDDSKYDYMQHLKPMGNPDGVFVGAKQSQPKQSIEDLFKDQLPSKETRKVARDLNQNIPDELQGFNPNLDPRLREVLEALDDEAYIEEEDEGGDEDIFNSLLQSGEVEDEEEFYEEADDYDDEWDLDNYEEEYDAKYNSDTPEGVNSNWQRDFMQFKKDNKNKHNDWDSDDEFEDEVPELPEITANKKVSNTKMRKKKGAMTDTSSFSMSSSALFRTEGLTLLDDRYEQMSKKFEHENGEQPHKPFDMKEERHDLEDMLDDFLDNYELESGGRKLAKKDSEKKKLQQAASSVSKGKAARKVNEAFSNMKIE, encoded by the coding sequence ATGCCTAGAAGATTCAATAAGAAAACCGCCACCACATTCAATGTTGTACATAGAGCTCATGATGATGCAAGGTTCTATGACGATGAAGCATCAGAACACGTTTTGGTTCCACAATctacaaagaaaaaagttgTCACCACCACTGAGTTAGAAAAGAAACTCGCTAATACCAATATAAGAGACAACGAAGGATTGGCCGCACAATATGGTATCACTTACGACGACTCAAAGTATGATTATATGCAACATTTAAAGCCAATGGGGAACCCAGATGGTGTTTTTGTGGGTGCCAAGCAATCCCAGCCAAAACAGCTGATAGAAGATTTATTTAAAGACCAGTTACCCTCtaaagaaacaagaaaagtTGCCAGAGATTTAAACCAAAACATACCCGACGAATTACAAGGGTTTAATCCAAATTTAGATCCAAGATTGCGTGAAGTATTAGAGGCTTTGGATGATGAAGCGTATATAGAAGAGGAGGACGAAGGTGGTGACGAAGATATTTTCAACTCATTGTTGCAGTCCGGTGAAGTGGAAGATGAGGAAGAGTTTTACGAAGAAGCAGACGACTATGACGACGAGTGGGATCTAGATAATTATGAAGAGGAGTACGATGCCAAGTATAACCTGGATACGCCCGAAGGTGTGAATCTGAATTGGCAAAGGGATTTTATGCAATTCAAAAAggacaacaaaaacaaacacaACGACTGGGATTCTGATGACGAATTTGAAGACGAAGTCCCTGAATTGCCAGAGATAACGGCCAACAAAAAAGTTTCCAACACCAAAATgaggaaaaagaaaggtgCCATGACTGACACgtcatcattttcaatgtCATCATCTGCGTTGTTCAGAACTGAAGGGCTCACATTATTAGATGATAGATATGAACAGATGAGCAAAAAGTTTGAACACGAAAATGGTGAGCAACCCCACAAACCATTCGACATGAAGGAGGAAAGACACGATCTAGAAGATATGTTGGACGATTTCTTGGATAATTATGAATTAGAAAGCGGGGGAAGAAAACTAGCCAAAAAGGACAgcgaaaagaaaaaattacaGCAAGCTGCCAGCTCAGTGTCTAAAGGAAAAGCTGCAAGAAAGGTCAACGAAGCATTTAGTAATATGAAGATAGAATAA
- the CKA1 gene encoding casein kinase 2 catalytic subunit (Putative alpha subunit (catalytic subunit) of protein kinase CK2; Cka1p and Cka2p have a common target with respect to fluconazole resistance; synthetically lethal with CKA2; flucytosine induced), producing MSSHRHNTVQSVSRVYADVLSTKPQSYWDYDDLNIKWNPQENYEILRKLGRGKYSEVFLGIDLEKREKVVIKVLKPVKRKKIKREISILKNLVDGPNIIAMLDVVREPQSKTPGLIFEHINNIDFRSLYPTFTDYDIRFYMYELLKALDYSHSMGIMHRDVKPHNVMIDHDKKLLRLIDWGLAEYYHPGTEYNVRVASRYFKGPELLVDYRLYDYSLDMWSFGCMLASMVFMKEPFFHGKSNTDQLVQIVRVLGSKNFKKYLEKYNISLGEEYEDIGYYNKRQWVRFMNENNKDLVSQEFLDLIDRLLRYDHQERLTAKEAMKHAYFDPIRVAVS from the coding sequence ATGTCCTCGCACCGCCATAATACAGTGCAATCAGTCTCAAGGGTATATGCCGATGTCCTTTCCACCAAACCACAGTCCTACTGGGACTATGATGACCTTAACATAAAATGGAACCCGCAAGAAAATTACGAGATACTTAGAAAATTGGGACGAGGCAAGTACTCCGAAGTCTTTTTGGGAATAGACTTGgaaaagagagaaaagGTGGTTATCAAAGTATTGAAGCCAGTTAAACGgaagaaaatcaaaagagAAATTTCCATTTTGAAGAACTTGGTAGATGGCCCTAATATTATTGCGATGTTGGATGTGGTTAGAGAGCCGCAACTGAAAACACCAGGGCTTATCTTTGAACATATTAATAACATCGACTTTAGGTCTTTGTACCCTACTTTTACTGACTACGATATAAGGTTTTACATGTACGAATTGTTGAAGGCATTGGATTATTCACACTCAATGGGAATTATGCATAGAGACGTAAAACCACACAATGTAATGATAGATCACGATAAAAAGTTGTTgagattgattgattgggGGTTGGCTGAGTACTATCATCCGGGAACAGAGTACAATGTTCGTGTTGCTTCGCGCTATTTTAAAGGCCCAGAGTTGCTAGTTGACTACAGATTATATGATTACTCCTTGGACATGTGGTCGTTTGGGTGTATGTTGGCGTCAATGGTATTTATGAAGGAACCGTTCTTCCACGGCAAATCAAATACAGACCAATTGGTACAGATAGTTCGTGTTTTGGGctcaaaaaatttcaagaaataCCTCGAAAAGTACAACATATCGTTGGGAGAGGAATACGAAGATATAGGATACTATAATAAAAGGCAATGGGTAAGATTCATGAATGAAAATAACAAGGATTTGGTTTCGCAAGAGTTCTTAGATCTTATTGACAGATTGTTGAGATACGACCACCAGGAGAGATTGACAGCCAAAGAGGCCATGAAGCATGCGTATTTCGACCCAATTAGAGTAGCTGTTAGTTAG
- the CPR6 gene encoding peptidylprolyl isomerase (Putative peptidyl-prolyl cis-trans isomerase; macrophage/pseudohyphal-repressed; heavy metal (cadmium) stress-induced; heterozygous null mutant displays sensitivity to virgineone; rat catheter biofilm induced) produces the protein MTATPVYFDISCNGKPKGRVVFKLYDDVVPKTAANFRSLCTGDKGISPKSGKPLSYKDSIFHRVIKDFMCQGGDFTAPSDHLGTGGESIYGEKFEDENFKLNHNKPFLLSMANSGPNTNGSQFFITTVPTPHLDGKHVVFGEVIEGKSIVRQLERSEKGANDRPVEDWKIADCGELPANYEPVASGADDGTGDTYEEILTDNDTIDINNPQSVFAAVSKIKDIGTKLLKEGKLEKSYEKYTKANSYLNDYFPEGLSPEDLSTLHGLKLSCYLNAALVALKLKHGKDAIAAANNALEVEQIDDKSKTKALYRKGMGYILVKDEEQAQKILEEALELEPNDAAIQKGLQEAKHNIKLRRDKQKKAMAKFFS, from the coding sequence ATGACTGCCACACCtgtttattttgatatttcatGCAACGGCAAACCCAAGGGCCGTGTTGTTTTCAAACTCTACGATGATGTTGTTCCTAAAACAGCAGCTAATTTCCGTTCCTTATGTACTGGTGACAAAGGTATATCACCAAAATCTGGTAAACCACTTTCCTATAAAGACTCAATTTTCCACAGAGTGATCAAAGACTTTATGTGCCAAGGTGGTGACTTTACCGCTCCTTCCGACCATTTGGGAACTGGTGGTGAGTCCATTTACGGAGAAAAgtttgaagatgaaaacTTTAAGTTGAACCATAACAAACCATTTTTGTTGTCAATGGCTAACTCTGGACCAAACACCAATGGCtctcaattttttatcaCAACAGTTCCAACACCACACTTGGACGGTAAACACGTTGTGTTTGGAGAAGTCATTGAAGGGAAATCAATTGTACGTCAATTAGAGAGAAGCGAAAAGGGTGCCAATGACAGACCAGTAGAAGATTGGAAAATTGCTGATTGTGGTGAGCTTCCAGCCAACTATGAGCCGGTTGCACTGGGTGCCGATGATGGAACTGGTGATACGTACGAAGAGATTTTAACCGACAACGACACTATCGACATCAACAACCCGCAATCTGTTTTCGCGGCTGTCAGCAAAATCAAGGATATTGGTACCAAACTTTTGAAAGAAGggaaattagaaaaatcaTACGAAAAGTATACCAAGGCCAATAGCTACTTGAATGATTACTTTCCCGAAGGTTTGTCTCCAGAAGACTTATCAACATTGCATGGCCTCAAATTATCGTGTTACTTGAACGCTGCGTTAGTGgcattgaaattgaaacacGGCAAAGATGCAATTGCTGCTGCAAACAATGCATTAGAAGTAGAGCAAATCGACGACAAATCCAAAACCAAAGCATTATACAGAAAAGGTATGGGCTATATCCTAGTCAAAGACGAAGAACAGGCTCAAAAGATTCTTGAAGAAGCTCTCGAATTAGAACCTAACGATGCTGCTATCCAAAAAGGATTACAAGAAGCTAAACACAACATCAAGTTGCGTCGTgacaaacaaaagaagGCAATGGCCAAGTTCTTCTCATAA
- a CDS encoding uncharacterized protein (Has domain(s) with predicted antiporter activity, drug transmembrane transporter activity, role in drug transmembrane transport and membrane localization): MNTEETLLITPVDNYDAIVNDTKDDDSTPKSELKHLTRSSFPLVVSFVLQYVFSITSVYAAGRLGAKELAACSLAICTFNITGLAVFQGMATSLDTFCSQAYGSGNKKMVGVYFQRATLLMLATMVPLMLVWWYSGSILNQLVPDPELVSMAQLFLRIHAFGVPGLILFESGKRFLQAQHLFQASTYVLVVALPFNLLLNWLLVWNPNTGMGYTGIPLSIGITYWVISLLMFGYVIFIDGIECWGGIDWEKASSNWKPMLSLAVPGVIMVISDFLAFEILTIFASRFGTEALAAQSIVSNVATLCFQVPFAFAVAISTRMGHFIGDGNIASAKILNDLTVIIGGSIGLLSFCLFYFGRHVLGEFFTSDKMVLEISSKLLILAGINQISDSLNVVGTGVLRGQGRQRIGSILNIISYYFLAIPLGYVLAFKFGMEMSGLWIGLTIGVFVLAVTQCTSICLSNWEKILEHSHRIHDSV, translated from the coding sequence ATGAATACCGAAGAAACCTTACTAATTACTCCGGTCGATAATTACGATGCTATCGTGAACGACACCAAAGACGACGACTCCACCCCGAAACTGGAACTCAAACATCTTACGAGATCTAGTTTCCCATTAGTTGTATCATTTGTCTTGCAATACGTCTTTTCCATCACATCAGTATATGCTGCAGGGCGATTGGGTGCCAAAGAGTTGGCTGCATGTTCGTTGGCCATCTGTACTTTCAACATCACCGGATTAGCTGTGTTCCAAGGCATGGCTACTAGTTTAGACACATTTTGCTCCCAGGCATACGGATCTGGTAACAAGAAAATGGTAGGAGTATATTTCCAGCGCGCAACCCTTCTTATGCTCGCAACAATGGTACCTTTGATGCTTGTGTGGTGGTACTCTGGCAGTATTTTGAACCAGTTGGTTCCTGACCCAGAATTGGTTAGCATGGCGCAGCTTTTCTTGCGAATCCACGCGTTTGGTGTACCGGGCttgattctttttgaaAGTGGTAAAAGGTTTTTACAGGCACAACACCTCTTCCAAGCCAGTACATATGTGTTGGTTGTTGCACTTCCATTTAACTTGTTATTGAATTGGTTGTTGGTATGGAATCCCAATACAGGAATGGGATACACAGGAATTCCCTTGTCGATAGGAATCACCTACTGGGTTATCTCGCTCTTGATGTTTGGATATGTGATTTTCATTGATGGCATTGAATGCTGGGGCGGTATCGACTGGGAAAAAGCATCAAGCAACTGGAAACCAATGTTATCTCTAGCCGTCCCTGGTGTAATCATGGTGATTTCTGATTTTTTGgcttttgaaattttgacTATTTTTGCATCCAGGTTTGGAACCGAGGCTTTGGCTGCCCAGTCAATTGTGTCCAATGTTGCAACTTTATGTTTTCAGGTTCCGTTTGCGTTTGCTGTGGCTATAAGTACACGAATGGGACACTTTATTGGTGATGGAAACATTGCCAGCGCCAAAATCCTCAACGACCTTACGGTAATCATTGGCGGATCTATTGGGCTACTCAGTTTTTGCTTGTTCTATTTCGGAAGACACGTGTTGGGAGAATTTTTCACCAGCGACAAAATGGTATTGGAAATCAGCTCCAAATTACTTATCTTGGCCGgtatcaatcaaatttctGACTCCTTGAATGTTGTGGGGACAGGTGTGCTCAGAGGGCAAGGTAGACAGCGAATTGGATCCATTCTCAACATTATATCGTATTACTTCCTTGCCATACCTTTAGGATACGTGCTTGCATTTAAATTTGGTATGGAGATGAGTGGGTTATGGATTGGATTGACTATTGGTGTTTTTGTTCTTGCTGTAACACAATGTACAAGTATCTGTTTAAGTAATTGGGAAAAGATATTAGAACATTCACATAGAATTCATGATAGTGTATAG
- a CDS encoding uncharacterized protein (Ortholog(s) have role in box C/D snoRNP assembly, protein folding, rRNA processing, regulation of cell size and R2TP complex, cytoplasm, nucleus, small nucleolar ribonucleoprotein complex localization) has protein sequence MIHESSLVMSLVEEQESITLHPKPGFVIKTKILESKDLSRTLTKVFINVCHSPDVPKPDVDFEPEIVFPLIIDNEWEIPIILSKEKKSKDKKGFPSFVYDCCINSECFQWCQISTDLKSILIEWCIESVELVYSLTLEREYSMPKMLAKGELSNTVVTKKELLGSGLKDRLKELQQNETLGLIKEMESEEEEELPDLMNINKTPAKPLIEEINYQLKPSPKSKPPKPVKELTYTVSFKNVADPNFNLAVIVTYDEEIDNNFSITYSSESSSLLVKSSGLKFASGNSLEIPVSPDIIVTNTKCFAVHNTMYIFI, from the coding sequence atgaTTCATGAGTCGTCTTTAGTAATGTCGTTAGTGGAAGAGCAAGAAAGTATTACCTTACACCCGAAACCAGGGTTTGTGattaaaaccaaaatcTTAGAGTCCAAAGACTTGTCGCGAACATTAACCAAAGTGTTTATCAATGTATGCCATTCTCCTGATGTACCCAAACCAGATGTCGATTTCGAACCGGAAATTGTATTCCCATTAATCATTGACAACGAATGGGAAATACCCATTATCCTATCGAAGGAAAAAAAGTCTAAAGATAAAAAGGGGTTCCCGTCATTTGTGTATGATTGTTGCATAAACTCCGAGTGCTTCCAATGGTGTCAAATCAGCACCGACTTAAAGTCTATCCTTATTGAATGGTGTATTGAATCGGTCGAATTGGTATACTCGCTCACATTAGAACGGGAATACTCAATGCCTAAAATGCTAGCCAAGGGCGAACTATCCAATACAGTAGTCACCAAGAAAGAACTTTTGGGGTCTGGGCTAAAAGATAGACTTAAGGAACTACAACAAAACGAAACCTTGGGGTTGATTAAAGAAATGGAACTggaggaagaggaagagTTGCCCGATTTGAtgaatataaacaaaaccCCCGCTAAGCCATTAATAGAGGAAATCAACTACCAACTCAAACCAAGCCCAAAACTGAAACCACCAAAACCAGTTAAGGAGCTAACTTACACGGTTCTGTTCAAAAATGTAGCTGATCCAAACTTCAACCTAGCAGTGATTGTTACTTacgatgaagaaattgacaaTAACTTCTCAATCACCTACTCTTCGGAATCTTCTTCCCTACTCGTCAAATCCAGCGGCTTGAAATTCGCTTCTGGAAATAGTTTGGAAATTCCAGTATCCCCTGACATAATTGTCACCAACACAAAATGCTTTGCAGTTCATAATACTATGTACATTTTTATATGA